A window of the Corynebacterium minutissimum genome harbors these coding sequences:
- the ctaC gene encoding aa3-type cytochrome oxidase subunit II has protein sequence MGQRKERNLARKAGLAGVIAMGGLALAGCDVAAPTAVENLLGFGWPKGITPEAESMYNFWIWVWVAAWIVGFIMWGLFLTAIFRWNAKKAEKAGKGEFPKQLQYNVPLELALTIMPILIIMGLFFFTVQAQQKVTALDKNPEVTVDVTAYQWNWKFGYAENKVDGENYDGADAERQKLAEESATDPEGTPNPNPIHGKSTGDISYLNFNKIETVGSTEEVPVLVLPVDTPIEFRLASGDVSHSFWVPEFLFKRDVYAHPEVNAQERRFQVEKIEEKGAFVGRCAEMCGTYHAMMNFELRVVDRADFNEYLKFREENPEATNAEALEHIGEEPYAVTTAPFNSLRDTRDADNFVDTAEAA, from the coding sequence GTGGGACAGCGTAAAGAACGCAATCTCGCCCGCAAGGCTGGTCTAGCAGGCGTCATCGCCATGGGCGGCCTCGCTCTGGCGGGTTGTGATGTCGCAGCGCCGACCGCCGTGGAGAACCTCCTCGGTTTCGGCTGGCCGAAGGGTATTACCCCTGAGGCTGAATCGATGTACAACTTCTGGATCTGGGTCTGGGTTGCAGCCTGGATTGTCGGTTTCATCATGTGGGGTCTCTTCCTCACCGCCATCTTCCGCTGGAACGCGAAGAAGGCAGAAAAGGCTGGCAAGGGCGAGTTCCCGAAGCAGCTGCAGTACAACGTGCCGCTCGAGCTGGCGCTGACCATCATGCCGATTCTCATCATCATGGGCCTGTTCTTCTTCACCGTTCAGGCTCAGCAGAAGGTCACCGCACTGGATAAGAATCCAGAGGTTACCGTTGACGTCACTGCGTACCAGTGGAACTGGAAGTTTGGTTACGCCGAGAACAAGGTAGACGGCGAGAACTACGACGGTGCTGACGCTGAGCGTCAGAAGCTCGCGGAAGAATCCGCCACCGACCCGGAGGGCACCCCGAACCCGAACCCGATTCACGGCAAGTCCACCGGTGACATCTCCTACCTCAATTTCAACAAGATTGAGACCGTAGGTTCCACCGAGGAAGTTCCGGTCCTGGTTCTCCCGGTCGATACCCCGATTGAGTTCCGTCTTGCATCCGGTGACGTTTCCCACTCCTTCTGGGTTCCGGAATTCCTGTTCAAGCGTGACGTCTACGCTCACCCGGAGGTTAACGCTCAGGAGCGTCGCTTCCAGGTAGAGAAGATTGAGGAGAAGGGCGCTTTCGTCGGCCGCTGTGCCGAGATGTGTGGTACCTACCACGCCATGATGAACTTCGAGTTGCGTGTCGTTGACCGCGCTGACTTCAATGAGTACCTCAAGTTCCGCGAAGAGAACCCGGAGGCTACCAACGCTGAAGCTCTTGAGCACATCGGTGAAGAGCCTTACGCTGTGACCACGGCACCGTTCAACTCCCTGCGCGATACCCGCGATGCCGACAACTTCGTCGACAC
- the asnB gene encoding asparagine synthase (glutamine-hydrolyzing) translates to MCGLCTLLSADRNAAEHLEALEQSLQCMRHRGPDAAGTWHDEDAAFGFNRLSIIDLEHSDQPLRWGPEDNPERYALTFNGEIYNYVELREELTAAGYSFNTQGDGEPIVVGYHHWGKDVVEHLRGMFGFVIWDTETRTMFAARDQFGIKPLYYATTNKGTVFASEMKCILSMADSLGLDLNLDKRAIEHYVDLQYVPEPESLHANIRRVESGCTVTLRPGEEVVAERYFSPRFPIQPVKQGEEQQFFDKIVRALEDSVEKHMRADVTVGSFLSGGIDSTAIAALAKRHNPDLLTFTTGFEREGYSEVDVAAESAAAIGVEHIVKIVSPEEYADAVPKIMWYLDNPVADPSLVPLYFVAQEARKHVKVVLSGEGADELFGGYTIYKEPLSLAPFEKIPSPLRQGLGKLSQVLPDGMKGKSLLNRGSMTMEERYYGNARSFNFEQLQRVLPWAKREWDHREVTAPIYAQSQDFDPVARMQHLDLFTWMRGDILIKADKMNMANSLELRVPFLDKEVFKVAETIPHDLKISHGTTKYALRKAMEQIVPPHVLHRKKLGFPVPMRHWLAGDELYGWAQDQITQSQTEDIFNKKEVLEMLKEHRDGISDHSRRLWTVLSFMIWHGIFVEDRIDPQIEQRDYPVKL, encoded by the coding sequence ATGTGCGGACTCTGCACGCTGCTTAGCGCCGATCGCAACGCCGCCGAGCATCTCGAAGCCCTCGAACAGTCCCTGCAGTGCATGCGCCACCGCGGCCCCGATGCCGCCGGCACCTGGCACGACGAGGATGCCGCTTTCGGCTTCAACCGCCTGTCCATCATCGACTTGGAGCACTCCGACCAGCCTTTGCGCTGGGGCCCAGAAGATAATCCTGAGCGCTACGCCCTGACTTTCAACGGCGAAATCTACAACTACGTCGAACTTCGTGAAGAGCTCACCGCCGCAGGTTATTCCTTTAATACCCAAGGCGATGGTGAGCCCATCGTCGTGGGGTACCACCACTGGGGCAAGGACGTTGTCGAGCATTTGCGCGGCATGTTCGGCTTCGTTATTTGGGATACCGAAACCCGCACCATGTTTGCTGCGCGCGACCAGTTCGGCATCAAGCCGCTCTATTACGCGACGACGAACAAGGGCACCGTATTTGCCTCCGAGATGAAGTGCATCCTGAGCATGGCAGATTCGTTGGGTCTAGACCTGAACCTTGATAAGCGCGCCATCGAGCACTACGTTGACTTGCAATACGTTCCAGAACCGGAGTCTCTGCATGCCAACATTCGCCGAGTAGAGTCCGGTTGCACCGTCACGCTACGCCCGGGCGAAGAAGTAGTGGCTGAGCGCTACTTCTCACCCCGCTTCCCCATCCAGCCTGTTAAACAGGGCGAGGAGCAGCAGTTCTTCGATAAGATTGTGCGGGCGTTGGAGGATAGCGTCGAGAAGCACATGCGTGCCGATGTGACCGTGGGCTCCTTCCTCTCTGGAGGCATTGACTCCACCGCCATCGCTGCTTTGGCCAAGCGCCACAACCCGGACTTGCTCACCTTCACCACGGGTTTCGAGCGTGAGGGCTATTCCGAGGTGGACGTCGCTGCCGAGTCCGCTGCCGCCATCGGCGTGGAGCACATCGTCAAGATCGTTTCCCCGGAGGAATACGCCGACGCGGTGCCAAAGATCATGTGGTATCTGGACAACCCGGTGGCAGATCCGTCTCTAGTCCCCCTCTACTTCGTGGCCCAGGAGGCCCGAAAGCACGTCAAGGTGGTGCTCTCGGGCGAGGGCGCCGATGAGCTTTTTGGCGGTTACACCATTTACAAGGAGCCGCTGTCCCTCGCACCGTTTGAGAAGATCCCCTCCCCTCTTCGACAAGGCCTGGGCAAGCTTTCGCAGGTGCTTCCCGACGGCATGAAGGGCAAGTCCCTACTCAACCGCGGCTCCATGACAATGGAGGAGCGCTACTACGGCAACGCGCGTTCCTTTAACTTTGAACAACTGCAGCGCGTTCTCCCTTGGGCCAAGCGCGAGTGGGACCACCGCGAGGTCACCGCACCGATTTATGCCCAGTCCCAGGACTTCGACCCGGTAGCCCGTATGCAGCACCTAGACCTTTTCACCTGGATGCGCGGCGATATCTTGATCAAGGCCGACAAGATGAACATGGCCAACTCCCTTGAGCTGCGCGTTCCTTTCTTGGACAAGGAGGTCTTCAAGGTAGCGGAGACAATTCCACACGACCTGAAGATTTCCCACGGCACCACCAAGTACGCGCTGCGCAAGGCCATGGAGCAGATTGTTCCGCCGCACGTACTACACCGCAAGAAGCTCGGCTTCCCCGTGCCCATGCGCCACTGGCTAGCTGGCGACGAGCTCTACGGCTGGGCACAGGATCAGATTACGCAGTCCCAGACCGAGGACATCTTCAATAAGAAGGAGGTCCTCGAGATGCTCAAGGAGCACCGCGATGGCATCTCCGATCACTCCCGCCGCCTGTGGACCGTGCTGTCCTTCATGATCTGGCACGGCATCTTTGTGGAGGATCGCATCGATCCCCAGATTGAACAGCGCGATTACCCAGTGAAGCTCTAA
- a CDS encoding HesB/IscA family protein: MTAPASATGVILTDAAAAKAKSLLEQEGRDDLSLRIAVQPGGCAGLRYQLYFDDRTLDGDKVDTIGGVNLVVDKMSIPYLTGAKIDFSDTIEAQGFTIDNPNAGGSCACGDSFN; encoded by the coding sequence ATGACTGCTCCCGCGTCTGCAACCGGAGTTATCCTGACCGACGCCGCTGCCGCCAAGGCAAAGTCCCTGCTTGAGCAGGAAGGCCGTGACGACCTGTCCCTGCGCATCGCCGTCCAGCCGGGCGGTTGCGCTGGCCTGCGTTACCAGCTGTATTTCGATGACCGTACCCTCGATGGCGACAAGGTCGACACCATCGGTGGCGTCAATCTCGTCGTGGACAAGATGTCCATCCCATACCTCACCGGTGCCAAGATCGACTTCTCTGACACCATTGAGGCTCAGGGGTTCACCATTGATAACCCGAACGCCGGAGGCTCCTGTGCCTGTGGTGATTCCTTCAACTGA
- a CDS encoding DUF3043 domain-containing protein encodes MKLPWQKDDQTPSPAEQTPAPEEKAAAEKKYPKGYTPPKGRPTPKRDAQEIARGVKRDPAGMSEAQRHQHRKELKASMSKEEWKDYKRKERQESRARNKEAQERMAAGDERYLLARDKGEVRRYVRDWVDSRRFLNEWVMPFAIVLFVLLFVSSRNPNLANIISIGSMAVIAVFAVEGIWLSRKCNNAVRLKFPGTTEAGFGLGFYAYSRASQPRKWRTPRPQVERGAAV; translated from the coding sequence GTGAAACTTCCGTGGCAAAAAGACGATCAGACCCCTTCCCCGGCCGAGCAGACCCCGGCGCCTGAGGAGAAGGCCGCCGCCGAGAAAAAGTACCCCAAGGGCTACACGCCGCCGAAGGGCCGTCCTACTCCTAAGCGCGATGCGCAGGAAATTGCGCGCGGCGTCAAGCGCGATCCCGCGGGCATGTCTGAGGCCCAGCGCCATCAGCACCGCAAGGAGCTCAAGGCCTCCATGTCCAAAGAGGAGTGGAAGGACTACAAGCGCAAGGAACGCCAAGAGTCCCGTGCGCGCAACAAGGAAGCCCAGGAGCGCATGGCTGCCGGCGATGAGCGCTACCTCCTTGCCCGCGATAAAGGTGAGGTCCGCCGCTACGTGCGTGACTGGGTAGACTCGCGCCGCTTCCTCAACGAGTGGGTTATGCCCTTCGCCATCGTGCTCTTTGTGCTTTTGTTCGTCAGCAGCAGGAATCCGAACCTGGCCAACATCATCTCCATTGGTTCCATGGCGGTCATCGCGGTCTTCGCTGTCGAAGGTATCTGGCTGTCGCGCAAGTGCAACAATGCTGTGCGTCTGAAGTTCCCGGGCACCACCGAAGCTGGCTTCGGCTTGGGATTCTACGCGTATTCCCGCGCTTCCCAGCCGCGCAAGTGGCGCACCCCGCGCCCGCAGGTCGAGCGCGGAGCCGCCGTCTAG
- a CDS encoding nicotinate-nucleotide--dimethylbenzimidazole phosphoribosyltransferase — translation MPDFTAVPQLRSMPPQQAPQHTGSLAEIAAWLAAAQDSEKAQPLTHVRAIIFAGAHGIAERTIDGVGIGPWSSADEESWREDLTTAAHRAEASVEFIECAEAAAIDSAPAMSAEELERHVELGKKSADREVDSGSDLLLTSDFGIGGETVAAAVMGRITRTEPVAILGTRTSGSVTDQMWKTRVTIVRDAMFRARNLEGWEVVQTIGSPSLAALVGFIAQATARRTPVLIDGPLAATAAVLAERSAPGVKGWLGAGSTSLEPAQALAFKELSLSPLLDLKLSAGYPLGALAALPLVQLAAELG, via the coding sequence ATGCCTGATTTCACCGCCGTTCCGCAGCTGCGCAGCATGCCCCCTCAACAAGCCCCTCAACACACAGGGAGTCTTGCGGAAATCGCCGCGTGGCTTGCTGCCGCGCAGGATTCTGAGAAGGCCCAGCCTCTCACTCACGTACGTGCGATCATCTTTGCTGGCGCGCACGGTATTGCCGAGCGCACTATCGACGGCGTCGGAATCGGGCCATGGAGCAGTGCTGACGAAGAGTCTTGGCGCGAGGATCTCACCACCGCAGCTCACCGCGCGGAAGCCAGCGTGGAGTTCATTGAGTGCGCGGAAGCAGCGGCTATCGACTCCGCCCCTGCTATGTCTGCTGAAGAACTCGAGCGTCACGTTGAGCTCGGCAAGAAGTCAGCGGATCGTGAAGTGGATTCCGGTTCAGATCTCCTTCTTACCTCCGATTTCGGCATTGGTGGCGAGACCGTCGCCGCTGCGGTCATGGGCCGCATTACTCGCACAGAGCCGGTAGCCATTCTGGGCACGCGCACCAGTGGCAGCGTGACCGATCAGATGTGGAAGACCCGCGTCACGATTGTGCGCGATGCTATGTTCCGCGCCCGCAATCTTGAAGGCTGGGAGGTCGTGCAGACCATTGGTTCCCCGAGCCTCGCAGCATTGGTGGGCTTCATCGCGCAGGCCACAGCGCGGCGAACGCCCGTGCTTATCGACGGCCCCCTGGCCGCCACCGCAGCCGTCCTCGCCGAGCGCAGCGCCCCCGGTGTCAAAGGGTGGCTGGGTGCGGGAAGCACGTCCCTCGAACCAGCCCAGGCCCTCGCGTTCAAGGAGCTGAGCCTTAGCCCACTCCTCGACCTCAAGCTGAGCGCCGGATACCCCCTAGGCGCGCTCGCGGCGCTACCGCTCGTGCAGCTGGCCGCTGAGCTTGGCTAG
- a CDS encoding branched-chain amino acid aminotransferase codes for MLNYTVTRTDTPTSPERLQEILANPGFGTYFTDHMVTIDWTEDKGWHDAQVRPYEPFSMEPASTVFHYGQAIFEGIKAYRQPDGSIATFRPEQNAQRLQSSAERMAMPQLPEEEFVESLRQLVDVDQAWVPEAGGEAALYFRPFMIATDVSLGVHPANSYRYVVIASPAGAYFSGGIKPVSVWLSTDYVRAAPGGTGAAKFAGNYAASLLAQAQAAEKGCDQVVWLDAIDRTYIEEMGGMNLAFIYGEEGDQTLVTPALSGSLLPGITRKSLLQVAEDMGLKVEERRITYKEWADDVASGAMKETFACGTAAVITPVGHVMGDDVDFRINNDEAGATTMALRERLTGIQRGAVEDTHGWLHTLVKAK; via the coding sequence ATGTTGAATTACACCGTGACGCGAACTGATACCCCCACCTCCCCGGAGCGTCTGCAGGAGATTCTGGCGAACCCGGGCTTTGGCACGTACTTCACCGACCACATGGTGACCATCGATTGGACTGAGGACAAGGGCTGGCACGATGCACAGGTGCGCCCCTATGAACCGTTCAGCATGGAACCGGCGTCCACCGTATTCCACTATGGCCAGGCCATCTTCGAGGGCATCAAGGCCTACCGTCAGCCGGATGGCAGCATCGCTACTTTCCGCCCGGAACAGAATGCGCAGCGTCTGCAGTCCTCTGCTGAGCGCATGGCTATGCCGCAGCTCCCGGAGGAGGAGTTTGTGGAGTCCCTGCGCCAGCTTGTCGACGTCGACCAGGCCTGGGTCCCCGAAGCCGGCGGAGAGGCAGCCCTGTACTTCCGACCTTTCATGATCGCTACAGATGTATCCCTGGGCGTGCATCCGGCGAACTCCTACCGCTACGTCGTGATCGCTTCGCCTGCAGGTGCGTACTTCTCCGGCGGCATCAAGCCGGTATCTGTCTGGCTATCCACCGACTACGTCCGTGCCGCCCCGGGTGGCACCGGTGCTGCCAAATTCGCTGGCAACTACGCCGCGTCCCTCCTGGCGCAAGCTCAGGCAGCGGAGAAGGGCTGCGACCAAGTGGTCTGGCTGGATGCCATCGACCGCACCTACATCGAGGAAATGGGCGGCATGAACCTAGCTTTCATCTACGGTGAAGAGGGCGATCAGACCCTGGTTACTCCGGCACTGTCGGGTTCGCTGCTGCCGGGTATTACCCGCAAATCCCTGCTGCAGGTGGCCGAGGATATGGGGCTGAAGGTCGAAGAGCGCCGCATTACCTACAAGGAATGGGCCGACGATGTTGCTTCCGGTGCGATGAAGGAAACCTTTGCGTGCGGTACCGCCGCCGTCATTACCCCGGTGGGACATGTGATGGGTGATGATGTGGACTTCCGCATTAACAATGATGAGGCCGGTGCGACCACCATGGCCTTGCGTGAGCGTCTCACCGGGATTCAGCGCGGCGCCGTGGAGGATACCCACGGCTGGCTGCACACGCTCGTGAAAGCGAAATAA
- a CDS encoding leucyl aminopeptidase encodes MASSTFELPARGAFPTVELAKKAPKQADALLIATFAGEEGLEVPGTSLLGSSALRSTYEALAAVGATGKAGEIVKVPAPQKAGAAQVIALGLGDVEALDDEALRRAAGSAARATTGVGTIVTTVVDFGVSAAVEGLILGGYSYRGIRSTELKDEEQPATFVVVADKSTAEEFEAARTVAESVLLARDLVNTPANELYPESYAAFLSAQAKDAGLDVEVLDEKQLEKQGFGGILAVGKGSARPPRLVRLSWKPKKAAKHVALVGKGITFDTGGISLKPGNGMWDMISDMGGSAAMAATIIAAAKLKLPVQITATLPLAENMPSANATRPGDVITHYGGLTSEVLNTDAEGRLVLSDAIARASEDKPDYLIETATLTGAQIVALGARTSGIMGSEVFRDRLAEIGREVGENAWAMPLLEEHDEEIKSQAADIRNINAKREGGMEFAGTYLKQFVGEGIEWAHIDIAGPSWNGSAPRGYTPKRATGVPVRTVVTALREIAEA; translated from the coding sequence GTGGCTTCTTCCACGTTCGAACTGCCCGCACGCGGCGCTTTCCCCACCGTTGAGTTGGCCAAGAAGGCCCCCAAGCAAGCAGACGCCCTGCTGATCGCTACTTTTGCTGGCGAAGAGGGCCTCGAGGTTCCCGGCACATCCCTGCTCGGTTCATCTGCGTTGCGCTCGACGTATGAGGCTCTCGCCGCTGTGGGCGCGACCGGCAAGGCCGGGGAGATCGTGAAGGTCCCCGCCCCGCAGAAGGCCGGTGCTGCACAGGTCATCGCACTGGGCCTGGGCGATGTTGAAGCGCTCGACGATGAAGCTCTGCGCCGCGCCGCCGGCAGCGCTGCCCGCGCCACCACAGGCGTAGGCACGATTGTGACGACTGTGGTGGACTTCGGCGTATCCGCTGCAGTTGAGGGCCTCATCCTCGGTGGCTACTCCTACCGCGGCATCCGTTCCACCGAGCTCAAGGACGAAGAGCAGCCGGCCACCTTCGTCGTCGTGGCCGATAAATCCACCGCCGAGGAGTTCGAGGCTGCCCGCACCGTGGCAGAGTCCGTCCTGTTGGCCCGCGACCTGGTCAATACTCCGGCCAACGAGCTTTACCCGGAGTCCTACGCCGCCTTCCTGTCTGCCCAGGCGAAAGATGCGGGCCTCGATGTCGAGGTGCTCGATGAGAAGCAGCTGGAGAAGCAGGGGTTCGGCGGCATCCTCGCCGTGGGCAAAGGCTCTGCCCGCCCGCCGCGCCTAGTTCGCCTGAGCTGGAAGCCGAAGAAGGCCGCGAAGCACGTGGCTCTCGTGGGCAAGGGCATTACCTTCGATACCGGCGGCATTTCTCTGAAGCCGGGCAACGGCATGTGGGACATGATCTCTGACATGGGTGGCTCCGCTGCGATGGCGGCAACCATCATCGCAGCGGCGAAGCTGAAGCTGCCGGTCCAGATCACCGCTACTCTGCCACTGGCAGAAAATATGCCGAGCGCGAACGCTACTCGCCCGGGAGATGTGATTACCCACTACGGCGGCCTGACCTCCGAGGTCCTCAATACCGACGCTGAGGGCCGCCTCGTACTCTCGGACGCGATTGCCCGCGCCAGCGAGGACAAGCCGGATTACCTCATCGAAACCGCTACCCTCACCGGCGCGCAGATTGTGGCGCTGGGCGCGCGCACCTCGGGCATCATGGGCTCCGAGGTCTTCCGCGATCGCCTCGCCGAAATCGGCCGCGAGGTCGGCGAGAACGCCTGGGCCATGCCACTGCTGGAGGAGCACGACGAGGAGATCAAGTCCCAGGCCGCGGACATCCGCAACATCAACGCCAAGCGCGAAGGCGGTATGGAGTTCGCCGGTACCTACCTCAAGCAGTTCGTGGGCGAGGGCATCGAGTGGGCTCATATCGACATCGCCGGCCCGTCCTGGAACGGTTCTGCTCCCCGCGGTTACACCCCGAAGCGCGCCACCGGTGTTCCGGTGCGCACCGTGGTGACTGCACTGCGCGAGATTGCAGAAGCCTAG
- a CDS encoding glutaminase codes for MKTPIPFYLEKILNSVRDEDSGEVADYIPQLADANPNQLGVALCSVTGHLYSAGDAENRFTIQSISKPFIYALALQELGLSEVREVVGLEPSGQAFNELSLAKDHRPVNPMINAGAIVVNQLINGVDSSVEDRVERIRSYVSKLAGREVNVDKRLCDSELEHAERNLSIAHMLRSYGIIQDDAHDAVLSYTSQCALSVDVRDLAVMSATLANGGRQPVTGEKILDADVCRLTLAVMSSCGMYDGAGRWMAEVGIPAKSGVAGGLIGTLPGQLGVATLSPRLDEQGNSVRGTAIFQKLSSDMGLHLMSTDNRFGVHPVRSVDEDDETAIIRLQGHINFTATEAILYELEERQFSGKRLALDFSQVSGLHTVGRRMLKEGLRRLREGGNEVALVDDNGLVTDRAMSDGTVLPLADKEDYVIAGESL; via the coding sequence ATGAAAACTCCGATTCCTTTTTATTTAGAGAAGATCCTAAACTCCGTACGCGACGAAGACAGCGGTGAAGTAGCGGACTATATTCCGCAGCTTGCCGACGCCAACCCGAACCAACTCGGCGTCGCCCTGTGCTCCGTCACCGGCCACCTGTACAGCGCCGGTGATGCGGAGAACCGCTTTACTATCCAGTCGATTTCCAAGCCCTTCATTTATGCGCTTGCCCTGCAGGAGCTCGGCCTCAGTGAGGTCCGTGAGGTGGTGGGACTGGAGCCTTCGGGCCAGGCCTTTAACGAGCTCTCCTTGGCCAAGGACCACCGCCCCGTCAACCCGATGATTAATGCCGGCGCCATCGTGGTCAACCAGCTGATCAACGGCGTGGACTCCTCCGTAGAAGACCGCGTGGAGCGCATCCGCAGCTATGTCTCGAAGTTGGCGGGGCGTGAGGTGAACGTCGATAAGCGCCTGTGTGATTCCGAACTCGAACATGCCGAGCGCAACCTCTCGATTGCCCATATGCTGCGCTCCTACGGGATCATCCAGGATGATGCGCACGACGCTGTGCTGTCTTACACCTCGCAGTGTGCACTTTCTGTCGATGTCCGCGACTTGGCCGTCATGTCCGCCACGCTAGCCAATGGCGGGCGCCAGCCGGTGACGGGGGAGAAGATTCTTGATGCCGACGTCTGCCGTCTCACGCTGGCAGTGATGAGCTCGTGCGGCATGTATGACGGCGCTGGTCGCTGGATGGCGGAGGTTGGTATCCCCGCTAAATCTGGTGTGGCCGGTGGACTTATCGGTACCCTGCCTGGCCAGCTCGGCGTGGCCACGCTTTCCCCACGCTTGGACGAGCAGGGCAATAGCGTGCGGGGCACCGCTATTTTCCAGAAGCTGTCCTCGGACATGGGATTGCACCTGATGTCTACTGATAACCGCTTTGGTGTGCACCCAGTGCGCAGCGTGGACGAGGACGACGAGACCGCGATTATCCGCCTTCAAGGTCACATCAACTTCACCGCCACCGAAGCTATTCTCTACGAGCTGGAGGAGCGTCAGTTCTCCGGTAAGCGCCTCGCGCTTGATTTCTCGCAGGTCTCCGGCCTCCACACGGTGGGCCGCCGCATGCTCAAGGAGGGCCTGCGCCGCTTGCGGGAGGGCGGCAACGAGGTGGCGCTGGTCGATGACAACGGGCTCGTCACCGACCGCGCCATGTCCGACGGTACGGTCCTGCCGCTGGCGGATAAGGAGGACTACGTCATCGCCGGCGAATCACTCTAG
- a CDS encoding isochorismatase family protein encodes MKPALIIVDVQHDFCPGGALATGEGNDVADRIGALQPSYDTVVATQDWHIDPGSHFSENPDFIDSWPPHCVASSFGAAMHESIGSVQAYFRKGEYTAAYSGFEGAADGVSLADWLREHDITDVDIVGIATDHCVRATAADAVAGATIVRG; translated from the coding sequence ATGAAGCCCGCACTCATCATCGTCGACGTCCAACACGACTTCTGCCCAGGCGGTGCTCTCGCCACTGGCGAGGGCAACGACGTAGCTGATCGCATTGGCGCTCTCCAGCCCAGCTATGACACCGTGGTAGCTACCCAAGATTGGCACATTGACCCAGGTTCACACTTTTCGGAGAACCCGGACTTTATCGATTCTTGGCCCCCGCACTGCGTGGCCAGTTCCTTCGGCGCGGCTATGCATGAATCCATCGGCTCCGTGCAGGCCTACTTCCGGAAAGGCGAATACACCGCGGCGTACTCCGGTTTCGAAGGCGCGGCAGATGGTGTTTCATTAGCGGACTGGCTGCGCGAGCATGACATCACCGACGTAGACATCGTCGGAATCGCCACGGATCACTGTGTCCGCGCCACGGCTGCTGACGCTGTGGCGGGCGCAACCATTGTGAGGGGATAG
- a CDS encoding oxidoreductase, with the protein MFNPFRRNSSRSQLRPPRAPGETIRAEDAQELQRWAQGRAYIEAFVEPETVVNEMSVVVVDENGAFIRRRIGGPKGIDAVAKLLRCDIYDVEETGYPQRMRERIERERILRKREEQRERRERFEQRRQQNEG; encoded by the coding sequence ATGTTCAACCCCTTCCGACGCAACAGTTCCCGATCTCAATTGCGCCCGCCCCGCGCACCGGGGGAGACCATTCGCGCGGAGGACGCCCAGGAGCTTCAGCGCTGGGCACAAGGCCGCGCGTATATCGAGGCCTTTGTGGAGCCCGAAACCGTGGTCAACGAGATGTCCGTGGTTGTCGTCGATGAGAACGGTGCCTTCATCCGGCGCCGCATTGGTGGCCCGAAGGGCATAGATGCAGTAGCGAAGCTATTGCGCTGCGATATCTACGACGTGGAGGAAACCGGCTATCCACAGCGTATGCGGGAGCGCATCGAACGTGAGCGCATCTTGCGCAAAAGGGAAGAACAGCGTGAACGCCGCGAGCGTTTCGAGCAGCGCCGCCAGCAGAACGAGGGTTAA